In Theileria equi strain WA chromosome 4 map unlocalized gcontig_1105316255033, whole genome shotgun sequence, the following are encoded in one genomic region:
- a CDS encoding conserved hypothetical protein (encoded by transcript BEWA_014120A) gives MSLTSIRLVNLKRKISKIAYPLGNILFFVALFGVPFLSLLKKETSVDEHGYLNRYSISELINDDFHHMNSVKAELTEICALEQGQKRGQALSKRRYSEWKTSAPQDFPTVLKKVGELLNEAFEWSEIGYNSYGYAYDTNGPNGFIEGYSVLCRLKCLRCHARGATLLVATVDTRDCSKDVTSVTLAISALKHLSTAEYLSQDIILLVTERQLPYATGTRQFLDDYFTNRYFKFRSGTLHNAFVLDLGSNDCAKYTISYEGTDGLLPNQDVVNIFVNIAAYEGFEVHTRSMWQSVFRMAFNIDRSRQHTPLLERNINGFSLICSAVSKYPKSPDILLKVLVLMLRNQNNLDTLLERSYNFYFFTDARNFISISVYAVIIPLLVLKSLVWLIFSPYTRKFTTAFFGLGVFAVNTILGSLPSYIYLVSMVKKHSGDKTDVVLETTRFAFRLLAVSYGVLVLVNLLFFKFFALLFDYEYPEDDICLIKQEILERMKTLKGTPKSPLARLCSIVANKMGCGSKSHELDRDTIKYVNRMQAPSAPLSNMEKLQNLLRRLSLRRDPERRARWANRLALLKEKFTRRHSVAGSISTDYNMDSIDRITEVTSEVVYGAPETDQLSLLETELKKLGPAWIVYLIPDNLPQPSIVLAVATHVVAITFLLGLSVLNWSLAFVLSLFTSLPLLLLSVKRNGVFGPLVTFLYTLVSLFLVYPPTCVSGSRARDAVLASLGTACLALVKFLDASAFSGALVGQVKESLRFFAKHVFGNATHWINASGDSFLLRKVYSFAEDHVLVKSPSLPFLWFFAIPILFHILLSNVLLLCRKFTCKGI, from the exons ATGTCTTTAACGTCGATTAGACTCGTGAACCTGAAGCgcaaaatatccaaaatcGCTTATCCATTAGG GAATATTCTCTTTTTTGTGGCACTTTTCGGGGTTCCCTTCCTATCGCTACTAAAAAAGGAGACGTCGGTAGACGAACACGGATACCTGAACAGATATTCAATAAGTGAACTCATAAACGATGATTTCCATCACATGAACTCGGTGAAAGCCGAGCTAACCGAGATCTGTGCCCTGGAACAAGGCCAAAAGAGAGGTCAAGCTCTAtcaaaaagaagatattCCGAGTGGAAGACGTCTGCTCCGCAGGACTTTCCTACAGTACTGAAAAAGGTTGGAGAACTTCTAAATGAAGCCTTTGAATGGTCCGAAATCGGATACAACTCGTACGGATACGCCTACGATACGAATGGGCCAAATGGCTTCATCGAAGGTTACTCTGTTCTGTGCAGACTAAAGTGTCTGAGATGCCACGCTAGAGGCGCAACGCTCTTGGTTGCAACGGTTGATACCAGGGACTGCAGCAAAGATGTAACTAGCGTTACCCTAGCTATTTCTGCATTGAAGCATTTATCAACAGCCGAATATTTGTCGCAGGATATTATTCTTCTGGTTACAGAACGTCAGTTGCCGTACGCTACAGGTACGCGCCAATTTTTGGATGACTATTTTACGAACcgatattttaaatttagAAGTGGAACACTCCACAATGCTTTTGTGTTGGATTTGGGATCCAACGATTGTGCCAAGTATACAATAAGTTACGAGGGCACAGATGGGTTATTACCTAATCAGGATGTTGTTAATATATTTGTAAACATTGCAGCATATGAAGGTTTTGAAGTCCATACGCGTTCAATGTGGCAAAGCGTATTTCGCATGGCATTCAATATTGATCGTTCAAGGCAACATACACCACTGCTGGAGAGGAATATAAATGGATTTTCACTCATTTGTTCTGCTGTTTCAAAGTATCCAAAGAGTCCAGATATTCTATTAAAGGTGCTAGTATTGATGCTCAGAAATCAAAACAACTTGGATACTCTTTTGGAACGTTCCTACAACTTTTATTTCTTTACGGATGCGAGAAattttatttccatctcGGTCTACGCTGTGATCATACCCCTTCTTGTTTTAAAATCGCTTGTATGGCTCATATTTTCACCATATACAAGAAAGTTTACCACTGCCTTTTTTGGTCTTGGAGTGTTTGCGGTGAATACTATTCTTGGCTCTCTTCCTTCATACATTTATCTGGTTAGTATGGTAAAGAAACATTCTGGTGATAAAACGGATGTCGTGTTGGAAACAACCAGATTTGCCTTTAGATTACTTGCTGTATCATATGGAGTATTGGTGCTTGTAAATTTACTCTTCTTCAAGTTTTTTGCGCTACTCTTCGATTATGAGTACCCCGAAGATGATATTTGTCTGATTAAGCAGGAAATTCTTGAGCGTATGAAAACCCTCAAGGGTACCCCCAAGTCACCTCTAGCTCGCCTCTGTTCAATCGTAGCAAATAAAATGGGATGTGGAAGCAAGTCGCATGAACTTGACAGAGATACCATAAAGTATGTAAATAGAATGCAAGCTCCATCTGCGCCCTTGAGTAACATGGAAAAGTTGCAAAACTTGCTTAGAAGACTCTCTCTCAGACGAGACCCAGAGAGAAGAGCAAGATGGGCAAATAGGTTGGCCCTTTTGAAGGAAAAGTTTACAAGAAGACACAGCGTTGCTGGAAGTATATCCACTGATTACAATATGGATTCTATTGATCGCATTACAGAAGTCACCAGTGAGGTGGTGTATGGAGCTCCAGAGACGGACCAACTATCATTGTTGGAGACTGAGCTCAAAAAACTTGGTCCAGCGTGGATTGTATATCTCATCCCTGACAATCTACCACAACCGAGCATTGTTTTGGCAGTGGCTACACATGTTGTTGCTATAACATTCTTGCTGGGATTATCGGTACTGAACTGGTCTCTAGCGTTTGTTCTCTCGCTCTTTACATCACTCCCACTATTGCTCCTTAGTGTGAAGCGAAATGGAGTATTTGGGCCTCTAGTTACATTCTTGTATACTCTGGTGTCTCTGTTTTTAGTCTATCCACCCACATGTGTGTCTGGATCAAGGGCCAGAGATGCAGTCTTGGCTTCGTTGGGGACTGCTTGTCTGGCACTAGTCAAGTTTTTGGATGCATCCGCATTCTCTGGAGCACTTGTAGGACAAGTGAAGGAATCGCTGAGGTTTTTCGCAAAGCACGTGTTTGGAAATGCCACCCACTGGATCAACGCCTCTGGAGACTCTTTTCTTTTGCGCAAGGTGTACTCGTTTGCTGAAGATCATGTGCTAGTGAAATCACCCAGCCTACCATTCTTGTGGTTTTTTGCCATTCCCATTCTATTCCACATTTTATTATCCAATGTATTGTTACTCTGCCGCAAATTCACATGTAAGGGAATCTAA